The Vairimorpha necatrix chromosome 1, complete sequence genome contains a region encoding:
- a CDS encoding NFATC2-interacting protein: MMSKDNGDSSNEDIIITKVSKVTKKKKNNNFKKSEKIIEILSSDEEKSFQMLTMKNDRQSNDTIKNKEIEEPQNNKSKKEIQKNDKSKKEIKKNDKSKFIEQEKVLVSSENKNELSSNNMLCSKIEPISNLDKLVPAKTKIYIKDDDKELELYLEKDDTLENIFEDYDYIKIKYNNLPVSKYLTLDEIGFDSTQPYFEVVEKLNTDINLKLNLDFYTIKNITIGKNKLVKDILEISGKEGSIIMNGIIIDDHKEIKEVFEDNDVIDIYQDV, encoded by the coding sequence ATGATGTCTAAAGACAATGGAGACAGTAGTAATGaagatataattataaCTAAGGTCAGTAAAGtaacaaaaaagaaaaagaataataattttaagaaaagtgaaaaaattatagaaattttatcttcaGATGAAGAAAAAAGTTTTCAGATGTTAACTATGAAAAATGATAGACAATCAAATGacacaataaaaaataaagaaattgaagaaccacaaaataacaaatcaaaaaaagaaatccaaaaaaatgataaatcaaaaaaagaaatcaaaaaaaatgacaAATCAAAGTTTATTGAACAAGAAAAAGTTTTAGTTAGTTCTGAAAATAAGAATGAGTTATCGTCAAATAATATGTTGTGTTCTAAAATAGAAccaatttctaatttagaTAAATTAGTACCAGCAAAAACTAAGATTTACATAAAAGATGATGACAAAGAATTAGAATtgtatttagaaaaagatgatacattagaaaatatatttgaagATTAcgattatattaaaattaaatataataatttaccagtatcaaaatatttaactcTTGATGAAATTGGGTTTGATAGTACGCAGCCTTACTTTGAAGTAGTAGAGAAATTAAATACCGacattaatttaaaattaaatctaGACTTTTACacgataaaaaacataacaATAGGGAAGAACAAATTAGTAAAAGATATCTTAGAAATTAGTGGCAAAGAAGGAAGCATCATAATGAACGGGATAATAATTGATGAtcataaagaaataaaagaagtATTTGAGGACAATGATGTTATTGACATTTATCAAGatgtataa